Proteins from a single region of Verrucosispora sp. NA02020:
- the lexA gene encoding transcriptional repressor LexA, protein MTEDRANRPQSPQQSIEAAPPAARRRSVTRARSGQPAVRPVTPVVSGFPDPATVDLTARQRRILDFIRTWVERHGYPPSVREIGEAVGLVSPSSVAYQLKELEKKGFLRRDPNRPRAVDVRSASDVDDELARSQRPTPAYVPMLGRIAAGGPILAEQSMEDVFPLPRELVGEGEVFMLQVKGDSMLDAAICDGDWVVVRQQPTADSGEIVAAMLDGEATVKTYRRRDGHVWLMPQNPAFDPIPGDDATIMGRVVAVLRRI, encoded by the coding sequence GTGACCGAGGACCGGGCCAACCGGCCGCAGAGCCCGCAGCAGAGCATCGAGGCGGCTCCGCCGGCCGCCCGTCGCCGCAGCGTCACCCGTGCCCGCTCCGGGCAGCCCGCCGTACGCCCGGTGACGCCGGTGGTCAGCGGTTTCCCCGACCCGGCGACGGTCGACCTGACCGCCCGCCAGCGACGCATCCTCGACTTCATCCGCACCTGGGTGGAGCGGCACGGTTACCCGCCGAGCGTGCGGGAGATCGGCGAGGCGGTCGGGCTCGTCTCCCCGTCCAGCGTCGCCTACCAGCTCAAGGAGCTGGAGAAGAAGGGCTTCCTGCGGCGCGACCCGAATCGCCCCCGCGCGGTCGACGTCCGGTCCGCAAGCGACGTCGACGACGAGTTGGCCCGTTCGCAGCGCCCCACCCCCGCGTACGTGCCGATGCTCGGCCGGATCGCCGCCGGTGGGCCGATCCTCGCCGAACAGTCGATGGAGGACGTCTTCCCGCTCCCCCGTGAGCTGGTCGGCGAGGGCGAGGTCTTCATGCTCCAGGTCAAGGGCGACTCGATGCTCGACGCGGCGATCTGCGACGGCGACTGGGTGGTCGTCCGGCAGCAGCCGACCGCTGACTCCGGCGAGATCGTCGCCGCCATGCTGGACGGCGAGGCGACCGTGAAGACCTACCGACGGCGCGACGGCCACGTCTGGCTGATGCCGCAGAATCCGGCCTTCGACCCGATCCCCGGTGACGACGCCACGATCATGGGGCGAGTGGTCGCGGTGCTGCGCCGGATCTAG
- the nrdR gene encoding transcriptional regulator NrdR — MRCPYCRHADSRVVDSREADDGQLIRRRRSCPECGKRFTTVEEAVLAVVKRSGVTEPFSRTKIIGGVRKACQGRPVEEDSIAILAQRVEETIRAKGAAEIPSHEVGLVILGPLRDLDEVAYLRFASVYRSFDSLADFEREIETLRAAARPGGRRGRDGPRAVNV, encoded by the coding sequence ATGCGGTGTCCGTACTGCCGGCACGCCGACTCCCGGGTGGTCGACTCGCGGGAGGCGGACGACGGTCAGTTGATCCGTCGGCGGCGCTCCTGCCCGGAGTGCGGCAAACGGTTCACCACTGTCGAGGAGGCGGTGCTGGCGGTGGTCAAGCGCAGCGGGGTGACCGAGCCGTTCAGCCGTACGAAGATCATCGGCGGAGTGCGCAAGGCGTGCCAGGGGCGACCGGTCGAGGAGGACTCGATCGCGATCCTGGCGCAGCGGGTCGAGGAGACCATTCGCGCCAAGGGGGCCGCCGAGATCCCGAGCCACGAGGTCGGGCTGGTCATCCTGGGTCCCCTGCGGGACCTGGACGAGGTCGCCTACCTACGGTTCGCCAGCGTCTACCGGTCGTTCGACTCGCTCGCCGACTTCGAGCGGGAGATCGAGACGCTGCGGGCCGCCGCGCGCCCGGGAGGGCGACGGGGCCGAGACGGCCCACGCGCAGTGAACGTCTGA
- a CDS encoding vitamin B12-dependent ribonucleotide reductase yields MSGDGVTTSRSRNKTNAGLKVERVWTTEGVHPYDEVAWERRDVVMTNWRDGSINFEQRGVEYPESWSVNAANIVTTKYFRGAVGTPEREWSLKQLIDRVVTTYRTAGEEYGYFASPADAEIFAHELTWMLLHQVFSFNSPVWFNVGTPSPQQVSACFILAVDDSMDSILDWYKEEGLIFKGGSGSGVNLSRIRSSRELLSSGGTASGPVSFMRGADASAGTIKSGGATRRAAKMVILDVDHPDIEEFVVTKAREEDKIRALRDAGFDMDLGGADIVSVQYQNANNSVRVSDEFMGAVEQGGGFDLRGRLDGAVIDTIDAQKLFRTISQAAWECADPGLQYDDTINDWHTCPETGRITASNPCSEYLHLDNSSCNLASLNLMKFLRADGGFEVEKFVRSVEMVITAMDISICFADFPTEKIGETTRAYRQLGIGYANLGALLMASGLPYDSDQGRSLSAAITSLMTGTAYRRSAELAGIVGAYDGYARNAEPHKRVMRKHAAANDQIKPAGTVATAVVREATKQWTQGNKIGDRNGWRNSQASVLAPTGTIGLMMDCDTTGVEPDLALVKFKKLVGGGSMQIVNQTVPRALRSLGYPEEQVEAIVEHISDQGHVVDAPGLKPEHYPVFDCAMGERSIAPMGHVRMMAAVQPFISGAISKTVNMPEQATVADVEKIYFEGWKLGLKALAIYRDNCKVGQPLSVAKKKTAEPEATVTAVEPVVEKVVEYRPVRKRLPKKRPSETISFSVGGAEGYLTASSYPDDGLGEVFLKMSKQGSTLAGVMDAFSVAISIGLQYGVPLETYVSKFTNMRFEPAGMTDDPDVRMAASVMDYIFRRLALDFLPYERRAEIGIFTAKERAAQLVAEAEAEANGTDLTAMAASAPVEAKPEEPKSGPVAQPAQELADAAAIKPAPSVGSSTELLEAVIGKAADAPLCFTCGTKMRPAGSCYVCEGCGSTSGCS; encoded by the coding sequence ATGTCGGGGGACGGTGTGACAACAAGCAGGTCACGGAACAAGACGAACGCGGGCCTCAAGGTGGAGCGGGTCTGGACCACCGAGGGCGTGCACCCGTACGACGAGGTCGCCTGGGAGCGCCGCGACGTCGTGATGACCAACTGGCGGGACGGCTCGATCAACTTCGAGCAGCGCGGTGTCGAGTACCCGGAGAGTTGGAGCGTCAACGCGGCCAACATCGTGACCACCAAGTACTTCCGGGGCGCGGTGGGCACCCCGGAGCGGGAGTGGTCGCTCAAGCAGCTGATCGACCGGGTGGTCACCACCTACCGCACCGCGGGTGAGGAGTACGGCTACTTCGCCTCCCCGGCCGACGCCGAGATCTTCGCCCACGAGCTGACCTGGATGCTGCTGCACCAGGTGTTCAGCTTCAACTCGCCGGTCTGGTTCAACGTCGGCACGCCGTCGCCGCAGCAGGTCAGCGCCTGTTTCATCCTCGCCGTCGACGACTCGATGGACTCCATCCTCGACTGGTACAAGGAGGAGGGGCTGATCTTCAAGGGCGGCTCCGGCTCCGGCGTCAACCTGTCCCGGATCCGCTCCTCCCGGGAACTGCTCTCCTCCGGCGGCACCGCCTCCGGCCCGGTCAGCTTCATGCGCGGCGCCGACGCGAGCGCCGGCACCATCAAGTCCGGCGGCGCCACCCGGCGAGCGGCCAAGATGGTCATCCTCGACGTCGACCACCCGGACATCGAGGAGTTCGTGGTCACCAAGGCGCGCGAGGAGGACAAGATCCGCGCGCTGCGCGACGCCGGGTTCGACATGGACCTGGGCGGCGCCGACATCGTCAGCGTGCAGTACCAGAACGCCAACAACTCGGTCCGCGTCTCCGACGAGTTCATGGGTGCGGTCGAGCAGGGCGGCGGCTTCGACCTGCGCGGCCGGCTCGACGGCGCGGTGATCGACACCATCGACGCGCAGAAGCTGTTCCGCACCATCTCCCAGGCCGCCTGGGAGTGCGCCGACCCCGGCCTGCAGTACGACGACACCATCAACGACTGGCACACCTGCCCGGAGACCGGCCGGATCACCGCGTCGAACCCGTGCTCGGAGTACCTGCACCTGGACAACTCCTCGTGCAACCTGGCCTCGCTGAACCTGATGAAGTTCCTCCGCGCCGACGGTGGCTTCGAGGTGGAGAAGTTCGTCCGCAGCGTCGAGATGGTCATCACCGCGATGGACATCTCGATCTGCTTCGCCGACTTCCCGACCGAGAAGATCGGCGAGACCACCCGGGCCTACCGGCAGCTTGGCATCGGGTACGCCAACCTGGGCGCCCTGCTGATGGCCTCCGGCCTGCCGTACGACTCGGACCAGGGTCGTTCGCTGTCCGCCGCGATCACCTCGCTGATGACCGGCACGGCGTACCGCCGCTCGGCCGAGCTGGCCGGCATCGTCGGCGCGTACGACGGGTACGCCCGCAACGCCGAGCCGCACAAGCGGGTCATGCGCAAGCACGCCGCCGCCAACGACCAGATCAAGCCGGCCGGCACGGTGGCCACCGCGGTGGTCCGCGAGGCCACCAAGCAGTGGACCCAGGGCAACAAGATCGGCGACCGGAACGGCTGGCGGAACTCGCAGGCCAGCGTGCTCGCGCCGACCGGCACCATCGGCCTGATGATGGACTGCGACACCACCGGCGTCGAGCCGGACCTGGCGCTGGTGAAGTTCAAGAAGCTGGTCGGCGGCGGCTCGATGCAGATCGTCAACCAGACCGTGCCCCGTGCCCTGCGCAGCCTCGGCTACCCCGAGGAGCAGGTCGAGGCGATCGTCGAGCACATCTCCGACCAGGGGCACGTGGTGGACGCCCCCGGCCTGAAGCCGGAGCACTACCCGGTCTTCGACTGCGCCATGGGCGAGCGGTCCATCGCCCCGATGGGCCACGTCCGGATGATGGCGGCGGTCCAGCCGTTCATCTCCGGCGCCATCTCCAAGACGGTCAACATGCCGGAGCAGGCCACCGTCGCCGACGTCGAGAAGATCTACTTCGAGGGCTGGAAGCTCGGCCTCAAGGCGCTGGCGATCTACCGGGACAACTGCAAGGTCGGTCAGCCGCTGTCGGTGGCGAAGAAGAAGACCGCCGAGCCGGAGGCGACCGTCACCGCGGTCGAGCCGGTGGTGGAGAAGGTCGTCGAGTACCGCCCGGTGCGCAAGCGGCTGCCGAAGAAGCGCCCCTCGGAGACCATCTCCTTCTCGGTCGGTGGCGCCGAGGGGTACCTCACCGCCTCGTCCTACCCGGACGACGGCCTCGGCGAGGTCTTCCTCAAGATGTCGAAGCAGGGTTCCACCCTGGCCGGGGTGATGGACGCCTTCTCGGTGGCCATCTCGATCGGCCTGCAGTACGGCGTCCCGCTGGAGACGTACGTCAGCAAGTTCACCAACATGCGCTTCGAGCCGGCCGGCATGACCGACGACCCGGACGTGCGGATGGCCGCCTCGGTGATGGACTACATCTTCCGTCGCCTGGCGCTGGACTTCCTGCCCTACGAGCGCCGTGCCGAGATCGGCATCTTCACCGCCAAGGAGCGGGCCGCCCAGCTCGTCGCCGAGGCGGAGGCGGAGGCCAACGGCACGGACCTCACGGCCATGGCCGCGTCCGCCCCGGTCGAGGCCAAGCCGGAGGAGCCGAAGAGCGGCCCGGTCGCCCAGCCGGCTCAGGAACTCGCCGACGCCGCCGCGATCAAGCCGGCACCGTCGGTCGGTTCCAGCACCGAGTTGCTGGAGGCCGTGATCGGCAAGGCCGCCGACGCGCCGCTCTGCTTCACCTGCGGTACGAAGATGCGCCCGGCCGGTAGCTGCTACGTCTGCGAGGGCTGCGGCTCCACCAGCGGCTGCAGCTGA
- a CDS encoding DUF5522 domain-containing protein: MSGERRPLAARPLTEPHPSRLSLGHPGREQIIAAHDAALAAGDAGYLDPDTGLFVLSAGFLARRGTCCGRGCRHCPYVE; encoded by the coding sequence ATGAGTGGAGAGCGACGACCTCTGGCGGCGCGGCCCCTGACCGAGCCGCACCCGTCGCGGCTGTCGCTCGGGCACCCCGGCCGGGAGCAGATCATCGCCGCGCACGACGCGGCACTGGCCGCCGGGGACGCCGGTTACCTCGACCCGGACACCGGGCTGTTCGTACTCAGTGCCGGCTTCCTGGCCCGCCGGGGAACGTGCTGCGGGCGGGGTTGCCGGCACTGCCCGTACGTGGAGTGA
- a CDS encoding metal-dependent transcriptional regulator, with protein sequence MKSHDLVDTTEMYLRTILELEEEGVPPLRARIAERLRQSGPTVSQTVARMERDGLLTVEGDRHLTLTDLGRATAVSVMRKHRLAELLLVNVIGMPYEEAHEEACRWEHVMSDAVEKRVYDLLNRPTRSPYGNPIPGLDELGPPTQTEPELAESERNLAFPGLSGKVIVRRICESVQTDAEVLRQLHAAGVDPGATVTVAQERDGVSIDRSGESVRLPREVASRVFVAAA encoded by the coding sequence ATGAAGTCTCACGACTTGGTCGATACGACCGAAATGTACCTGCGCACCATCCTCGAACTCGAAGAGGAGGGAGTGCCGCCGCTACGCGCCCGGATCGCTGAACGGTTGCGCCAGAGCGGCCCCACCGTCAGCCAGACCGTCGCCCGGATGGAACGCGACGGCCTGCTCACCGTGGAGGGCGATCGGCACCTCACACTCACCGACCTCGGCCGCGCCACCGCCGTCTCGGTGATGCGCAAGCACCGGCTCGCCGAGTTGCTGCTGGTCAACGTGATCGGGATGCCCTACGAGGAGGCTCACGAAGAGGCCTGCCGGTGGGAGCACGTGATGAGCGACGCGGTCGAGAAGCGGGTCTACGACCTGCTCAACCGGCCCACCCGGTCGCCGTACGGCAACCCGATCCCGGGCCTGGACGAGCTCGGTCCACCCACGCAGACCGAGCCGGAGCTGGCCGAGAGCGAGCGCAACCTCGCCTTCCCCGGCCTGAGCGGCAAGGTGATCGTCCGGCGGATCTGCGAGAGCGTGCAGACCGACGCCGAGGTCCTCCGCCAACTGCACGCCGCCGGGGTCGACCCGGGGGCCACGGTCACCGTGGCGCAGGAACGCGACGGCGTGTCGATCGACCGTTCCGGCGAGAGCGTCCGGTTGCCCCGCGAGGTCGCCTCCCGGGTCTTCGTCGCCGCTGCCTGA
- a CDS encoding sulfurtransferase, which yields MSGTDDLLVGARALAAELDAAEPPTLLDVRWRLAGPPGRDDYAAGHVPGAVFVDLDTALCGPPGRSGRHPLPDPAALEAALRSAGVRDGRPVVVYDGGDGMAAARAWWTLRWAGHRPVRLLSGGYPAWLAAGLPTSDDVPTPEPGDVTVRPGALPVLDASAAARLAAGDGVLLDVRAAPRYRGEQEPVDPVAGHVPGAVNVPAPEYVTDGRFPAAEALRDRFAAAGVAAGVPVGAYCGSGVTAAQAVLALHVAGRPDAALYVGSWSEWVADPERPVATGPGSTA from the coding sequence ATGTCCGGTACAGACGATCTTCTGGTCGGGGCGCGGGCGCTCGCCGCCGAACTCGACGCGGCCGAACCGCCCACCCTGCTCGACGTACGGTGGCGGCTGGCCGGCCCACCCGGCCGGGACGACTACGCGGCCGGGCACGTTCCGGGCGCGGTCTTCGTCGACCTGGACACCGCGCTCTGCGGTCCGCCCGGTCGATCGGGCCGGCATCCCCTGCCCGATCCGGCGGCGCTCGAAGCGGCCCTGCGGTCCGCCGGGGTCCGCGACGGTCGTCCCGTGGTGGTGTACGACGGCGGCGACGGCATGGCCGCCGCCCGCGCCTGGTGGACGCTGCGCTGGGCGGGCCACCGGCCGGTACGCCTGCTCTCCGGTGGCTACCCGGCCTGGCTGGCTGCCGGCCTGCCCACCAGCGACGACGTGCCGACGCCCGAGCCCGGTGACGTGACCGTGCGCCCGGGTGCGCTGCCGGTGCTCGACGCCTCGGCCGCCGCCCGGCTGGCCGCCGGTGACGGGGTGCTGCTCGACGTGCGCGCCGCCCCGCGCTACCGGGGCGAGCAGGAGCCGGTCGACCCGGTCGCCGGGCACGTCCCCGGCGCGGTGAACGTGCCCGCGCCCGAGTACGTCACCGACGGCCGCTTCCCCGCCGCCGAGGCGCTGCGGGACCGGTTCGCCGCAGCCGGGGTGGCCGCCGGGGTGCCGGTCGGGGCGTACTGCGGCTCGGGGGTGACCGCCGCGCAGGCCGTCCTCGCGTTGCATGTGGCCGGACGTCCGGACGCCGCGCTCTATGTCGGCTCGTGGAGCGAGTGGGTGGCCGACCCGGAGCGACCGGTGGCCACCGGCCCGGGGTCGACCGCCTGA
- a CDS encoding acetoin utilization protein AcuC, giving the protein MSDDTVVMWDESLLAYDLGDHPLDPVRVELTLALAWELGVLHRPGVRMVKPYPADDELLGRVHDPRYLGAVRMAPREPFFTGFGLGTSDNPVFEGMHESSALIAGATVAAAEAVWRGQARRAVNVAGGLHHAMTDRAAGFCVYNDPAVAIARLLDLGAERIAYVDVDVHHGDGVQQIFWDDPRVLTVSLHETPLALFPGTGFPDETGGPNAAGTAVNVPLPPGVEDAGWQRAFHAVVPSVLRAFRPQVLFTQCGADAHRVDPLADLHLSVDGQRATYLALRALADELCDGRWVATGGGGYALVEVVPRAWTHLLAVATGAPLDPATPTPPGWRDLARARRPGTDIPLRMTDDVDPSYEPWQPTGEPNPVDRAIAATRKAVFPLLGLDPHDPRD; this is encoded by the coding sequence ATGTCCGACGACACGGTGGTGATGTGGGACGAGTCGCTGCTCGCCTACGACCTCGGCGACCACCCGCTCGATCCGGTCCGGGTGGAGCTGACCCTGGCGCTCGCGTGGGAACTCGGCGTGCTGCACCGGCCCGGGGTCCGCATGGTCAAGCCGTACCCGGCCGACGACGAACTGCTCGGTCGGGTCCACGACCCGCGCTACCTGGGCGCGGTCCGGATGGCGCCGCGCGAGCCGTTCTTCACCGGCTTCGGCCTGGGCACCTCGGACAACCCGGTCTTCGAGGGGATGCACGAGTCGAGCGCGTTGATCGCCGGGGCGACGGTGGCCGCCGCCGAGGCGGTGTGGCGCGGCCAGGCCCGGCGCGCGGTCAACGTGGCCGGCGGCCTGCACCACGCCATGACCGACCGGGCGGCCGGGTTCTGCGTCTACAACGACCCGGCGGTGGCCATCGCCCGGCTGCTCGACCTGGGCGCGGAGCGCATCGCGTACGTCGACGTCGACGTGCACCACGGCGACGGGGTGCAGCAGATCTTCTGGGACGACCCGAGGGTGCTGACCGTCAGCCTGCACGAGACACCGCTCGCACTCTTCCCCGGCACCGGGTTCCCCGACGAGACGGGCGGCCCGAACGCCGCCGGCACGGCGGTCAACGTCCCGCTGCCGCCAGGGGTGGAGGACGCCGGCTGGCAACGCGCCTTCCACGCGGTCGTGCCGTCGGTGCTGCGCGCGTTCCGCCCGCAGGTGCTGTTCACCCAGTGCGGTGCGGACGCCCACCGCGTCGACCCGCTTGCCGACCTGCATCTGTCGGTGGACGGTCAGCGCGCCACCTACCTGGCGTTGCGGGCGCTCGCCGACGAGTTGTGTGACGGGCGGTGGGTGGCCACCGGTGGCGGCGGGTACGCGCTCGTCGAGGTGGTGCCCCGGGCCTGGACGCATCTGCTCGCGGTGGCCACCGGCGCGCCGTTGGACCCGGCGACGCCGACCCCGCCGGGCTGGCGGGATCTGGCCCGGGCCCGGCGTCCCGGCACCGACATCCCGTTGCGGATGACCGACGACGTCGACCCGAGCTACGAGCCGTGGCAGCCCACCGGCGAGCCGAACCCGGTGGACCGGGCCATCGCGGCCACCCGGAAGGCGGTCTTCCCGCTGCTCGGCCTCGACCCACACGATCCCCGCGACTGA